The DNA sequence CAGGTGCGTCCCGGTCCAGGTCACGGAAGCCAGATCCCGCCTGGTATCCGCGGTTTGGGAAGTCCAGGTGACACCGTCGGGCGAAGTGAGGATGGTACCGGGATAACCGGTGGTCACAAGTAGGGACCCTGTCCAGGCCACGGAGGCCAAATCATAGCCTTCATCCCCTCTTCGGGAAGTCCAGGTAATGCCATCGGGCGAGGTCAGGATGGTTTCGAATCCGCCCACGGCGACGAGTTGCGTCCCCGTCCAGATTACCGAAGTCAGAATGTTGGCTGAGCCCGAGCTGCGGGAGGTCCAAGTGACGCCATCGGGCGAGGTGAGGATGACGGCTCCGTTTAGGCCGCCTACGGCCACGAGCTGTGTTCCCGTCCATGCCACGGAGTAGAGATTGGGCTTGGCCTCGATGTCCCGTGAAGTCCAAGCGATGCCATCGGGCGAAAGGAGGACGGTGCCGCCCTCCCCCACGGCCACGGCCTGGGTCCCCGTCCATATCACGGAAGACAAATGGTTGGTTGTTCCGGTGGATCGAGGGGTCCAGACGATGCCGTCGGGCGAGGTGAGAAGGGCGCCGAAATCGCCCACGGCCACGTGCTGCGCCCCGGTCCAGGCCGCGGAGAATAGCGTGCTAGCCGTCGGCAAGGAGTCTCCCACCGTCCAGGCGGATTGGGCGAATGCGACCGAGTTCAGGCCCAGAACGAGCACCAGGAAAAGTATTCCGTGCTTGTATGGCGTCATGGTAATCCCCCTGCCAGGTAAAGATACCTAAAGAATGGCCGAGCCTATAGCAAGCCTTGGCCCGGCCTTCTCCAAGGTGTCGCGCATAGGTAAATCTTTTCGTCATCATCACCGAGGCTAGCGTCCACAGGTATGCGAAGCTTGGCAGCTACCAGAAAAATAGCCGCGAGACAAACCTGTTTTCCTAGGAGCTGGACGAACCGCGCCTTGCTTTTCATTGACGAAAATATGCCTCAACAACGTCTAGGGCGGGATCGCCGAATCTTGGGGATGGGTTCGCGAGGTAAAGCGGATCAGCGTCCGAGGACGAAATGCGCGTAGCAGACGTAATAACCCTGAACCACCAGCACGCTTAAGGTGGTGAACCAGAGCAGCTTGATCTGCATCAGGATGCGGCGGCCGTAATGGTGCAGGAACATGCCCACGCCTACCAGGGGAAGGCCGCGCAGCAAGGTGGCCGGGAAGACGGGCGTAAGGGCGATGAGGACGGGGAAGAAGACGAAGACGGCGAGCAGGCCGAGCGCCAGATTACCCTGGTAGATCCATTTGCGCAGGGCGGCCATGTAGGCGAAGGTGAAGATGACGATTCCCGACCATTGCAGCAGCATAAACCCTATCTTACCTCGCCCGGATGCGGGCAGATCCACAATAAACATTTCTTTTTCGGGGTTCGCCGCCGCTTAAGGGGACCTGGCGGCGGGAATGATTTATTTTTGGGAACCCGGGTATCCGGGAACGCGCGGGATTCGCGCAGGAATGGGATGGAACATGGCTGAGATCGCGGGACTGAAGGGATTAAGGGCGGCGAAGAACAAGGCGAATGCGGTGGCGACGCCGCCTTATGACGTCATCAAGGAGGGTTCGCCGCTGGAAAGCATCCTGGCCGCCAATCCCGATTCCTTTTTCCATGTCACCCTGGGACCCGACGCCCCCGGGGCCTTGAAGAAGCTGACCGATTCGGGGGCCCTGGTTCCCGATGCCGATCCCTGCTTCTATGTCTACGAGCAGAAGTGGAAGGGCCTGCAAGGGCCGGCGGAGCGCTTGGGGTTTTTCGGGGCCGTGGCGGTGAGCGCCTATGCCGAAGGCAATATCGTGCGCCATGAGAAGACCTTCGACGAGAAGGTGAAGGGCCGCCTCAAGGTGACCAACGAAACCGGCTACACCCTGGAGCCGATCTTCCTTCTGACCAAGTCGCCCATCCAACCCATCCTGGAAAAGGTGCGGGCGGAGCAGGCGGCCGAATACGTCCTCAACAGCGACTTCGGCGGGTACAACGATTTGCATGGCATCGCCAGCCGCTTGTGGCGGGTGCCCGAGGCTTCGCCGGCGGGCCAGGCCCTGCGCCGCGCGGTCGCCGAGAATCCCCTCTACATCGCCGATGGGCATCACCGTTATCATGCGGCTTTGCTCAACGGGCAAACCCATGCCATGGCTTACATCGTGGAGAAGGCGCGCATCCTCGCCTATAACCGGGTCATCAACGGGAAAGCGAAGTTCCAGGACATCAAGGCCAAGCTCGATCTGCAGCCCGCTGCGGCCTTTACGACCCCGGACAAGCACGCCTTCCGGTTGTACACGAAGGAAGGGGCCTTCACCCTCAAGGCCAAGCAGGTGCCGGGCGACGTGGTGGGCCGGTTGGATTGCAGCATCCTGGAGAGGGAACTTTACCCGGCCCTGGGCGTGGACCATTCCATGATCCTGCAGAAGAAGCATTTCGATTACTATCCGGAATCGGATTTGGAGACGATGAAAGCGCTGGTCGACAAGGGTGAATACGATTTGGCCGTGGCCCTTTGCCCGGTCTCCATCGATGAGCTGATGGACGTCGCCAATGCCGGCCTCAAGAATCCCGAGATCGTGATGCCGGAGAAGTCCACCTTCTTCGCGCCCAAAATCCTGAGCGGCTTGGTCCTGTACAAGCACGCGAAAAAATGATCGGTGAGGGGCCTTCGCGGCCCCTCTTCCCTGCCTTCCCCGCCACTTCGAGTCGAAGTTAAAGCGTCGCTTCAGCCTGGCAATTCCTTCCCGGGCATCCTTGCCCCTCGGCAGCAATTCCTTTCCCGATCCCTCCTCCGGCGCCCGATTCCCCCGTAATCGGGCCCTTTCAGTCGGCTTTGCGCTTTGGCATACCGGTTGCGATAGCTTCCGCTTTGCCATGAAGCGGAACCGCACATGAAACTCAAAGATCTCCTGGGAATCTCCCTCGTATCGGTCTTCCTCTTCCCGGTCTTGCTGATCGGGATCATGCTCGCCGCGGGCGTGGTGCATCTGGAGACCGGGGACGGGAAGGATAAGGAGCGCCTGAAGCCCGTCTACACCGGCGAGGATCAGGCCAAGCAAGAAGAAGCCGAGGCCAAGCAGCTGAAGGCTTTCAAGGCGCTGGAGCAGAAGGAAAAGGAACTCAAGGATCGCGAAGCCGAAGTGAACCGCGAGACGGAGCGCCTGGAGAACCTGAAGCTGGAAACCGTGCAGGCCAAGGATCAGATCGCCGCGGAACGCCGCAAGATCGAGGAAGCCGTAGGCAAGAGCTCGGAAGCGCAGGACAAGCAAATCGCGTCGCTGGCGGAAGTGTATGGCGGGATGCGCCCGGACGAAGCGGCGCCTATCCTGTTGAGCCTGGACAATGCCATGGTGGTCCGCATCATGAAGAAGATCCCGGAAACCCGGGCCACCTCCAAGCTGATGGCGGCATTGGCGGCCTTGGACGTGAAGCGCGCCGCGACGATTACGACCCTGATGGGCGGAAAATCCAAGACGCCTAAGTCGGCGGAAGAGGTTGAGCCTAAGACCAACGGGAAATCGAAACAGGACAACGGGGCGAAGCCCGGCAATGCGGCGATGAACGCCGGGGATGCGGCCGCGAAGCCGGTGGATGCGACGGCGAAAACGGACAATAGCGGCGCGAAGCCAAGCGATGCGGCCGCCAAACCCGAGAGCGTGGCGTCGGCCCCGACGGACAAGAAATAGGAATCCAGCGGAGAAACCATGGCCCAGGTCCAAAACCTTCTCGATCTCTTCCGGCAAAGCCGTCCCGATGCCCAAGCCTCGGCCGCCGCGGACGCGAAACCCGCGCCCCGGAAGGTTACGACCCAGGGCACGGCCGGCAAGTCGGGCCGCAACCAAGGCGATCTGTTGCCGATGGATGCGGGCGCCTCGCGCGGGGGTAACAAGGGCGTTGCTAATCCCGCTTCCTCCTTCCAGACCAATATGGAGAAAAGCGCGGCCAAGCTGGAGGCCAAGGAACGGACGCTCAAGGAGCGGGCGCAGAAGCCCTCTGATACAAAGGCCCATGGCCCGGCAACGGCGGAATCCCGCGCAACCAAGGCCAAAACGGAATCTTCGTCGGAAGCTTCGGCGAAATCTTCGGCGCCCCGCAACGACGGGACGAAGCGCGCCAACGACGCTCGCGAGGCGCGCGCCGCTCGGGCCCAAGCGCGGCATGCGGCTCCCCCGAAAAGCGATCGCGATGCAGCGGCGAAGATCGAGGATCAGGATCAGGACAACACGGCCCAAGATGCTTCGGCGACGCTGCGGGACGATAACGGCAAAAACGATCAACCGAAGGGGCTCGACGAAAAGTCGCGGGCGGCCATCAAGAAAGGCTTGGCCAATCTCGGCATCAAGGTCGACGACAAGCAATTGCAGGATCCCGCTTTCCTGGCCGACATCCTCCGGATGCTCCAGGCCATGCCCGCCCAGGCCCTGCCCGCCGACGATAGCCAATCCGCGGTTGCCGCCGTGGATGGAACCGATGGATCGGACGGGACGGATGGAACTAATGGGATGACGGAGGCCAACGAGATTCCGGCCGATGCCGGGCAAATCGCGGCCGCCGCGGCTACCCTCTCCACTGCGAACAAGGCCGCGCAGGCGGCACCGACGGGAACCGCGAATCCCGAAACCCAGGCTACGGCGCAAACCGCGGGACCGGCGCAAGCGGCCTCGCCCTCGGATACCAAGCCCCAGATCGAAGGTCCCAAACCCCTTTCGCGCCAAGACCTCGCCCGCATGCTGGAAGACCGCATCGGCGGATTGGAACGCGCGGCCCAGGGCCAAGCCAACCGCATCCAGGTTTCGGCCCAGGCCCCGACGGTCACTCCCAAGGAATGGCAGGGCGTGCAAGCGCGGCCCCAAGCCGAGGGACCGAGCCCCGATCCGATGCCCATCGCCGATCTCGATCGCTTGCGCGTAATGCAGGCCTCGGCCCTCCAGGCCGCTCCCGCCAAGACCGATGCCACGGGCCCGCGCACCGACCTGGTGCTTGAATCCGATTCGGTCGAACCTACCTCCGGACCCGCGGGCACGGCCCACGTCGAAGCCGGGCACGACTCGACCGCCTCCCAAGATCAAGACGCGCAGTCGGACCTCTTCGGGCAAAAGGGCGATCAGGCCGGCGGCGCGCAGATGCTCGGGAAGGAATCGGCGCAATCCGTTAAGGACGGGTCGGCCGGAACCCAGTTCAACCAGGTTTTGGATCAGGCCCGCGCCATCGACCATCGCGCCGCCCTGGCCGCCGACGTCGCGCCGCGCCTTCCGGTGCACGATGCCTCCGTGCTCGATCAAATCGCGCGCAAGATGACGCTCACGACCCATAAGACCGGCGACGAAATCAACATCCAGCTTTCGCCCGAGCATCTGGGAAAGGTGAACGTCTCCCTCGAGATGAAGGAAGACGGCATGACCGCCCGCATCTCGGTGGAAAACGATTCGGTCCGCAAGCAAGTGGAGGAAAACATCTCCGTGCTGAAGGACGCGCTGAAGGACCAAGGCATCCAATTGCAGGGCATGGAAGTCTCGGTGGATCAACGCCACGCTTCCCTCTTCAATCCCGACGGCAGCAATGCCGAATCGTTCTTCCGCCGCCAGGGCCGCGGGAACGGGCAAGGCAACGGCGGCCCGGGGACCGAAAACGCGGGCCTCGATTCCGCCCCCGAGTCCGATACCGGACGGCGCTGGGGCTACAACACCATGGAATACATCGGGTAGGGGGAAACCATGACAACCGCCGTTACCAATCCGACCGCCAAGAATCCCGGCGTCACCTCCGACGTCAATAACATCCTCAATCCCGCCAAGCCCGCTTCGCGTACGGTCACCGCCGACGTAAGCGGCGGCAACGTAAGCAGCGCGGTATCCTCCGCCGGGGATCAATCGGTTTTCGGCAACGCGACCAAGACGCTCGGCAAGCAGGACTTCCTCACCTTGCTGGTGACCCAGATGCGCTACCAGGATCCCTTGTCGCCCCAGGATAATACCGCGTACGTGGCCCAGCTGGCGCAGTTCTCCCAACTGGAAGGCACGCAGAACATCAACACCTCCATCGACGATCTGAGCAAGAAGATCACCGACCTGGTGGGCAACCAGACGAACAACTCCTCGGCCATCACCAACGCTTCGGCGACCACTCTGATCGGCAAATACGCGCGCGTGAACGCGGAGGACATCGCCTACGTCTCGGGCCAGAACGGCGGGGTCACCCTCAACGTGCATACGGACGCGGGCACGGATCCGGTGCTCTCCATCCTGGATAAGGACGGGGCCATCGTGAACGTGGTGCCCCTGACGCCCGGCAAAGAGGCCCAGGTCAACTGGGACGGTTCGAAAATGGACGGCACCAAGGCCGCGACGGGGAACTACACCTTGAAGGTGACCTCGCGCGACGGGGCCACCCAAGCGGGGTACGCTTATTTCGAGAATAAGGTCAACGGTATTTCGTACACCAAGGACGGGGTGCGGCTGGAGATCAACGGTCAGCAGATCGGCATGGATCAGGTGCTACACGTGGGCGACCAGGCCCTGGCGCCGCAGGAATGATACGGAACGGCAGGGACGCCAGCGCATGAAAAGCATTCGGAGGATAATGATATGTTAAGGTCCCTTTACGCGTCGATTTCGGGTTTGCGCAACAGCCAGATCCGCATGGACACAATCGGTAACAACATCGCCAACGTGAATACCGTCGGCTACAAGTCCTCCCGCGTTACTTTCGAAGAGTCGCTATCCCAGCTGCTCCAGGGGGCATCCCGCGGGGTGGACGGCGGGGGCGGCACCAATCCCATGCAAGTGGGACTGGGCATGAACGTCGGTTCCATAGATACCCGCTTGAGCCAGGGAAACCTGGAATCCACGGGCCTGATTACCGATCTCGCCATCGAGGGCAAGGCCTACTTCGCCGTCTCGGACGGGAACGGGACCTACTATACCCGCAATGGCGCCTTCCAGTTCGACTCGACCGGCCAGATGGTGCTACCCACCAACGGCATGGTGCTGCAAGGCAAGATCGCCGATTCCAGCGGCGGCTTCGGTTCCACCTCCTTGATCGGCAACATCCGCGTGCCGTTCAACGACCAGGCCCCCGCCAAGGCTTCCACCGAAGTCAAGTATGCCCGCAACCTGGATTCCGATTCCATGGCCAAGGGATCGGTCCTGTATACGCAGAAGTTCCTCCATCACGCCCAGACCAACGATCTCGCGGTGGGATTGTCCGATCACGCGGGCAACAGCCTGGGCATGCAGGACGGGGACATCCTGACCTTTTCGGCCACCAACGCCGGCACGGCGGTCACGACCTTCGCCGTCACCGCCACCACCACCATGAAGAACATCACCGACGCGATGACGGCCTTTCTGCGCAGCAACGGAGTGGGCGCCACTACGGCAACGGTGGACATGGTGGACGTGCCGGACGCGGCGCGCGGCGCCATAACCATCTACGGCAACAACGTCCCCATCAACAATTTCCAGGTGACCAGCAACCGCCCCGTCTCCGGCCCCGCGGTGACCAAGGCCTTCGCGGTTCCCACCACCATCGCCGCCGGCACCACGCGCCTCGCGGTGGTGACCGATACCATGCGGGAACCGGCCGTCGCGACCGATTCCTTGAGCCTGCTTTACGACGCCAACGGGAGCGACCTGGGCCTGGAGAACGGCGACCAGATCTCCTTCGGCGGATCCATCGGGGGCGATCCCGCGAACAACGTAACGGCCCTCTCCTACGTGGCCGGCGTGAACGGCGTGGGCGGAACCAAGATGTCCGAGGTACTCGACAAGATCAAGGACAACTTCAAGCTCCCGGACCGCGACGGCACCATCCAGAACAACCTGTCCGTCTCCATGAACACGGCCGGCAGCGACGACAATATCCCGGACGGGTCCATCGTGATCCGGGGCCAACCGGAAACGGCCTTCGCCATCCGCGACGTGTCCATCCGCGCCACGGACTCGAACAATACCAAACCCTCGCCCAACTTCTTCAACACCAACATGAACTCGACGGCCTTGCGCGACGCGACGGACAGCCAAGTAGCCCAAAGCTCCATCACGGTGTACGACAACATCGGCAAGGAGCATGTCGCCACCATGGAATTCACGCCCACCAATACCCCCGGGCAATGGCTGTGGGACATTAAGCTCGCCGGCCAGGAAACCGTCATCAAGGGGCAAAAGGGCAAGCTCACCTTCGGGCAGGACGGCTCGGTCTCATCCTTCACCTTCGACGACGGCAGCTCGAGCATGGAATTCGATCCCCGCAACGGCGCCCCCGACGTGAACCTCCACTTGGGAGTCGGCGGACCGCGCGATTTCACCGGCCTCACCCAGTTCCGTTCCACGACCACGGCCACCGCGGTCTCCCAGGACGGCTATACCATGGGCCGCCTCCGCCAGATTTCCATCGGCGAGGACGGCATCATCTCGGGCTCGTTCACCAACGGCACGACCAAGAATCTCGCCCAGATCATGACCGCCGATTTCACCAATCCCGGCGGGTTGCAAAAGGTCAAGGACTCGGTGTACACCACCAGCTCCAACAGCGGCGACCCCATCTACGCCGCCGCCGGGCCTCAGAGTTCGAGCGTGATCAAGCCCGGCTCCCTGGAGCTATCCAACGTGGAGTTGGCCCAAGAGTTCACGGACATGATTACCACCCAGCGCGGCTACCAGGCCAACGCCCGCGTAATCACGGTCAGCGATAGCTTATTGGAAGAACTCGTGTCGCTGAAGAGGTAATAGCAGGTGGACCCGCATACAGGCGAAGGGCCGGCGCCCGCGGGGAATCCCTCCGGCGCGTTTTCCCTTCCTTTTACCCCCCGCCCCGCCCCCGAGGGTTTTCCGCCCCTGGCGGACGCCCCGGCGCGCAGGCGGCCATCGCCCCGTTCCCCGGCTACCGGAGACTTCCCGCTTCCAGGGCTCGACGTTTGGTCGCTCGATTCCCGCCGGAAAACCTTGCGCGGGGCCTGGCGTTTCTGGTCATTGAAATCACGCGCCCTGCTAAGGTAGAATGGGAACCGGGAAACCGCGGCCATGATCCAAGTAACGAAGCTCAACGGCGAAACCATCATGGTCAATGCGGACCATATTGAAACCTTGGAGGCGCATCCCGACACCACCTTGGTGCTCCAGAACGAGAAACGGATCGTGATCAAGGATTCCGTGGCCGACGTGGTGCGCAAGATCATCGAGTACCAGCGGAGCATCCGTACGGGACCGCGAATGGACGTGGGCGACGGCCCCGGCGAAGGGACGGTTTGATCCGGCATGGCTGAAGAGAAAACGAAGACGGAAGAGAAAGGCAAGGACGGGGCCGCCAAGGACGGGGCCGCCAAAGCCGCCAAGAAGCCGTTCAACAAGAAGATCCCCATCATCGCCGGCGTCATCGTGGCCGATCTCCTCATCATGGGCGGATTGGGGATGTTCATCGTGGGCAAGCTCAAGAAGCCCGCCGAAGCCGATCCCGCCATCGAGGCGATCAAGAAGCAGGAAGAAGACGAGGCGGAAAAGAAACGGAGCCTCACCAAGATAGGCATGGTCCTGCCCAAGCCGCTGCCTTTCACGGTCAACGTACCGGGCGCTCCCGGCCAATCGCATTACCTGAAGTGCTCGATCCAGCTGGAGTGGGACGGCCTGGAACCGGCCGGCGGAGGCGGCGAAGGCAAAGGCCCCGGTCTCGACGAAACCGGCAAGGAAATCGAGAGGCGCATGCCCAAGATCACCGACATCATCATCAACATCCTGAGCGCCCAATCCTATGACGAACTGCTTAGGCCCGCGGGCAAGCAGAAGATGAAAGAGGCCATCGTCACCGAGATCAACGCCATCCTGCCCGAGCCGCATATCGACCCCAAGGAGGAGGAGAAGCGGAAGAAGGATCCGCATGCCGAGCCGCCTCCATCGGGCAAGCTGCGTAACGCTTTTTTCACCGAGTTCATAGTCCAGTAGCGGAACCTAAGGCCACCATGAGCGACATCCTATCCCAGGAAGAGGTCGACGCCCTCCTCAACGCGGTTTCCACCGGGAGCCTGGTGCCGGACTCCGGTTCCGATAAGGCCTCCGGCGGCGATTCGTCCGGATCTTCGGATGACGAGCCGAGCGAGAAATCCGTCATCCTCTACGACTTCCGCCGCCCCGATCGCGTTTCCAAGGATCAGATGCGGACGCTGCAGAACCTGCACGACGGGTACGCGCGCCTGCTTTCCACCACGCTCAGCTCGTACCTGCGCACCCTGGTCGAGATCGACATCGTTTCGGTGGATCAGCTCACCTATTCCGAATTCATGATGTCCATCAGCAACCCCAGCTGCATCTACGTCTTCCAGATGGAGCCGCTGGAAGGCGCCGCCATCTTCGAAGTCAATCCCAGCCTGGTGTTTTTCATCGTGGACCGCCTGTTCGGCGGGCAGGGCAAGCCCTCGGAACACAACCGCGAGCTTACCGATATCGAGAAGAACGTGCTCACCAAGATCGTGGAACGGGCGCTCCTCAACCTGAAAGAGGTCTGGGAGCACGTCGGCATCTTCACCCCCAAGATCGAGAGCTACGAGACCAATTCCCAGTTCGTGCAGATCGCCCCGCCCAACGAGACCGTCATCCTGATCTCGCTGGAAGTGCGGATGAAGCACGGCTCGGGACTGATCTCCCTTTGCTTCCCTTACATGCTGTTGGAATCGGTGATCACCAAGCTTTCGGGCGAATCGTGGATCTCGGGCCAACGCACCACCACCCAGGAAACGCGCCGGCTCATCGAAACCGAACTGGGAACCACGGAGCTAGGGGTTACGGCGGTGATCGGCGACACCAGCCTTTCCATCCGCGATCTATTGCAATTGCAGAACGGCGACGTGGTGGTGCTCGACAAACTGGCGCAAACCGACCTGGCCGTGAAGGTCGGGGACAAACCGAAATTCCTGGGGAAGGTGGGGATCGTGGGCCGCAACAAGTGCATCCAGATCAACGCCCTCATCGACCGGGAGGTAGGGGAAGATGGCTGAAGAAGGACCGCTGAGCCAGGCCGATATCGACGCGCTCACGGCGGGCCTGCTGGGCGACGCCGGCGGCTCCGCGTTCAATCCCGACGCCCTCCGGCCCGAGGCCGAGGTCATCCTGGAGCAGGCCGCGGCGGTGCTCGGGACCCTGCTCAACCGGCATGCCAGCATCGCCGTGCGCGATATCCGCGAGGCGGAAGCCCGCGCCCTCGCCGAAGGCTTGGACGAAGAGGGGCTTATCGTGCGGCTCGCCTTCGAACACGGCTTGCCGGGAGAACTTTGCCTGCTGGTGCGGAAGGAAACCGCCGCGCGCCTTTCCGGGCTGATGATGGGCGGCGACGGGAACGCAGCGTACAAGGACGAAGACTCCGACGCGCTTAACGAATTCGGCAACCAGTTCATGGGGGCCCTTTGCACCGCCCTGGGCGCGCGCCACGGGACCACGGTTTCGAGCAAGCAGGCCCAGACCGCGCCCTTCGTTCCCGAAAACCCTCCCTTCGATTTGACCGGCGGCGCCATCGTGGATGCGGACTTGTCCCTGGAAGGCGCCCCGGACGCCCTTTTCCGGCTGCTGGTATCCTCCGATTTGGCCGCCAAACT is a window from the Fibrobacterota bacterium genome containing:
- a CDS encoding DUF1015 domain-containing protein codes for the protein MAEIAGLKGLRAAKNKANAVATPPYDVIKEGSPLESILAANPDSFFHVTLGPDAPGALKKLTDSGALVPDADPCFYVYEQKWKGLQGPAERLGFFGAVAVSAYAEGNIVRHEKTFDEKVKGRLKVTNETGYTLEPIFLLTKSPIQPILEKVRAEQAAEYVLNSDFGGYNDLHGIASRLWRVPEASPAGQALRRAVAENPLYIADGHHRYHAALLNGQTHAMAYIVEKARILAYNRVINGKAKFQDIKAKLDLQPAAAFTTPDKHAFRLYTKEGAFTLKAKQVPGDVVGRLDCSILERELYPALGVDHSMILQKKHFDYYPESDLETMKALVDKGEYDLAVALCPVSIDELMDVANAGLKNPEIVMPEKSTFFAPKILSGLVLYKHAKK
- a CDS encoding flagellar hook-length control protein FliK — its product is MAQVQNLLDLFRQSRPDAQASAAADAKPAPRKVTTQGTAGKSGRNQGDLLPMDAGASRGGNKGVANPASSFQTNMEKSAAKLEAKERTLKERAQKPSDTKAHGPATAESRATKAKTESSSEASAKSSAPRNDGTKRANDAREARAARAQARHAAPPKSDRDAAAKIEDQDQDNTAQDASATLRDDNGKNDQPKGLDEKSRAAIKKGLANLGIKVDDKQLQDPAFLADILRMLQAMPAQALPADDSQSAVAAVDGTDGSDGTDGTNGMTEANEIPADAGQIAAAAATLSTANKAAQAAPTGTANPETQATAQTAGPAQAASPSDTKPQIEGPKPLSRQDLARMLEDRIGGLERAAQGQANRIQVSAQAPTVTPKEWQGVQARPQAEGPSPDPMPIADLDRLRVMQASALQAAPAKTDATGPRTDLVLESDSVEPTSGPAGTAHVEAGHDSTASQDQDAQSDLFGQKGDQAGGAQMLGKESAQSVKDGSAGTQFNQVLDQARAIDHRAALAADVAPRLPVHDASVLDQIARKMTLTTHKTGDEINIQLSPEHLGKVNVSLEMKEDGMTARISVENDSVRKQVEENISVLKDALKDQGIQLQGMEVSVDQRHASLFNPDGSNAESFFRRQGRGNGQGNGGPGTENAGLDSAPESDTGRRWGYNTMEYIG
- a CDS encoding flagellar hook-basal body complex protein: MLRSLYASISGLRNSQIRMDTIGNNIANVNTVGYKSSRVTFEESLSQLLQGASRGVDGGGGTNPMQVGLGMNVGSIDTRLSQGNLESTGLITDLAIEGKAYFAVSDGNGTYYTRNGAFQFDSTGQMVLPTNGMVLQGKIADSSGGFGSTSLIGNIRVPFNDQAPAKASTEVKYARNLDSDSMAKGSVLYTQKFLHHAQTNDLAVGLSDHAGNSLGMQDGDILTFSATNAGTAVTTFAVTATTTMKNITDAMTAFLRSNGVGATTATVDMVDVPDAARGAITIYGNNVPINNFQVTSNRPVSGPAVTKAFAVPTTIAAGTTRLAVVTDTMREPAVATDSLSLLYDANGSDLGLENGDQISFGGSIGGDPANNVTALSYVAGVNGVGGTKMSEVLDKIKDNFKLPDRDGTIQNNLSVSMNTAGSDDNIPDGSIVIRGQPETAFAIRDVSIRATDSNNTKPSPNFFNTNMNSTALRDATDSQVAQSSITVYDNIGKEHVATMEFTPTNTPGQWLWDIKLAGQETVIKGQKGKLTFGQDGSVSSFTFDDGSSSMEFDPRNGAPDVNLHLGVGGPRDFTGLTQFRSTTTATAVSQDGYTMGRLRQISIGEDGIISGSFTNGTTKNLAQIMTADFTNPGGLQKVKDSVYTTSSNSGDPIYAAAGPQSSSVIKPGSLELSNVELAQEFTDMITTQRGYQANARVITVSDSLLEELVSLKR
- a CDS encoding flagellar FlbD family protein; amino-acid sequence: MIQVTKLNGETIMVNADHIETLEAHPDTTLVLQNEKRIVIKDSVADVVRKIIEYQRSIRTGPRMDVGDGPGEGTV
- a CDS encoding flagellar basal body-associated FliL family protein — its product is MAEEKTKTEEKGKDGAAKDGAAKAAKKPFNKKIPIIAGVIVADLLIMGGLGMFIVGKLKKPAEADPAIEAIKKQEEDEAEKKRSLTKIGMVLPKPLPFTVNVPGAPGQSHYLKCSIQLEWDGLEPAGGGGEGKGPGLDETGKEIERRMPKITDIIINILSAQSYDELLRPAGKQKMKEAIVTEINAILPEPHIDPKEEEKRKKDPHAEPPPSGKLRNAFFTEFIVQ
- the fliM gene encoding flagellar motor switch protein FliM, whose amino-acid sequence is MSDILSQEEVDALLNAVSTGSLVPDSGSDKASGGDSSGSSDDEPSEKSVILYDFRRPDRVSKDQMRTLQNLHDGYARLLSTTLSSYLRTLVEIDIVSVDQLTYSEFMMSISNPSCIYVFQMEPLEGAAIFEVNPSLVFFIVDRLFGGQGKPSEHNRELTDIEKNVLTKIVERALLNLKEVWEHVGIFTPKIESYETNSQFVQIAPPNETVILISLEVRMKHGSGLISLCFPYMLLESVITKLSGESWISGQRTTTQETRRLIETELGTTELGVTAVIGDTSLSIRDLLQLQNGDVVVLDKLAQTDLAVKVGDKPKFLGKVGIVGRNKCIQINALIDREVGEDG
- the fliN gene encoding flagellar motor switch protein FliN, translated to MAEEGPLSQADIDALTAGLLGDAGGSAFNPDALRPEAEVILEQAAAVLGTLLNRHASIAVRDIREAEARALAEGLDEEGLIVRLAFEHGLPGELCLLVRKETAARLSGLMMGGDGNAAYKDEDSDALNEFGNQFMGALCTALGARHGTTVSSKQAQTAPFVPENPPFDLTGGAIVDADLSLEGAPDALFRLLVSSDLAAKLGGNGSSGSSAAEENPLASLSGFDTSLARTMEDSPPNIQMLLDINLNVTIELGRTRLSIRKILELGPGSIIELDRLAGEPVDLLVNDKVVAKGEVVVVDEYFGIRIISLVSPEERIKQLK